In Strix aluco isolate bStrAlu1 chromosome 17, bStrAlu1.hap1, whole genome shotgun sequence, the genomic stretch CTGttggccgccgcccgccgccgccgccgcgatccgccgcctcctccgcctcccgagcccggcggcggcggcggcggcgccgccccgAAGGTAccggcggcggtggcggcccgGGGaggggtgtgaggaggaggaggggggggggggaagccgggggcgggggggggggggcggtgacaGCTGACAGCGGCCCGCCCGAAACTTTCCCCGCCGCTAAAATGGCGCCGCTCGGGGACAaacttcggggggggggggggagcggtggtggcggcggggggcgagggggggtaCCCGCCCCGGTGGGCTCTgccgggggggcgggagggggggggatgcCGCGTGGATCCCAACCCCGCGGGATCCAGCCTGGGATCTGCCCGGAGAGGGACCCACCCCCTCGCCGTGCCGGTGGGGCAGATCCCGGCTGGATCCCCGGTGCGAACCCGGTTGGGTTTGTGGCCAAGCTCGGGGGGATCCTGCTGgatcccggggggggggggggcgggatctCTGCTGGATCCCCAGATCCACTCACCGGGCTCGGCCGGGGATCTGTCCGCAGCGGGGGGGTCTGCTCCGTgctggcggcggcgctggggTGAGCCCGGCCCCGGGGAACCCCCTCGGGCTCGCAGCGGGACCCCCTCGGCCGACCCGCCGGCGCTGCTGTCCCGGCGCAGCCCTGCCCCTcctgctcggggcgggggggggattCCTGCAGGATCCCGGCTCTGCCCCAGAGGAGCTGCTCGGATCCGCTCGGAAAAGGGGGATCCGTGGAGAGCGGGCGCGCTGCTGACCCGGAGCAGCCCCCCCGGTTCTGCAGGGCTTGGGGGGATCCCTGCGGGatcacggggcggggggggggggatctgcTCAGTGCTGCCCAGGATCTCCAGGCCTGGCGAGGGATCTGCTCAGCGCTGCCGGACGACAGGGATCTCCTGGAGCAGCCCCGTCCGCTCCCCGCTCTGCCGAGCTCCAGAGGGATCCCGCTGGATCCCGGCCCCTTGGGATTTTCCAGGAATCTGCCCCGGCAGGATCCACTTGTCAGCCCTGAGGAGCACACTCCGAGTCGGCTCCTTCCtttgcggggctggggggggggatccCGGCGGGATCAGAGCCCCGGGTGATCTGCCCAGGCGCAGCTTGGAGAGGGATCTGCTCGGTGACTGAACTTGGCCAGCGAGTGACCGGGGTCAGCCCGTGGGAAGAGCCGCTCCCCGCTTCTCAGGGGATCCCTGCCgggccccagccctggggagatCCTTGGGATCCACCCAGAGCGGGATCCACTCAGTGCTGGCGCTCAGTCAGTGGGTGCTGCTGTCTTGGATGGGCTTGGCAGGGCCCCTGCTCTGTGGGGATCCCCGCTGGATCCCAGGTGATCTGCTCAGGAGGGGATCCCCTTGGTGCTGTCATGGGGCAGGTGGGTGTCCCCAAAAAGTTCTGCCGAGATCCCTGCTGGATCCAGCCCTGGGGATCCACCTGGGGAGGGATCCACTGGCTGCCAGCACTAAGCCTGGCGGGTGACAGCACTGGCAGCAGCCTCGCAGGAGGATGCTGGTTGCTCTCACCAGGGAAATCCCAGCTGGATCCAGCTGCTACATGGTGGGATCCACTCGGGATCTACCCCAGAGGCAGCCACCGAggagctggcagggtcctgccacagccctgcctgggggcacCGTGCCAGCTCCCCTGGGCCACCTCCCCTCCCCGCTGAGATTGCAGGGGGGATCCCGGCAGGATCCGATGCTCTGGGGATGCCCCACTGACAACCACCGTTTCTCCCGCAGGCTCCTCTCCCCTGCGGTGCCCGGGGGCTACCAGCGGGAGCCGAGGGCTGGCTACCACGCCTCGGGGAACCGTTGCCACGCCGGGAGCCGGCCAGCCGGGAAGCCATGCTGCGGGTGCTGGACGCCGGGCTGGAGCGATGCCTGACGCTGCATTCGGCCTACATCCCCGTGCCCCGGCACAGGTAGGACCACGATGGCCACAAGATGGGCAACAACGATGGCAACCACCCTGCCGAAATGGCTTCTCCGTGCcaagctgggattttttttccaacgGCTAAAAGAGGAGGACTTTGGCCTCTCGTCCACACTGACGGGGGCTCCGGCGGTGACCGGCTGTCCCGTGTACGGCAGCGCCGAGGGCTCTGCCCGGCCGTGGCCCCGCTGGCTGATGAGGTGCCAGATAACGAGCCCGCGAGCGGTTGCGGTGCTCAGCGCCGGCGAGGCTTTGCCTCGCCGGCGCTGAGCACCGCAGCCGCTCACGGGCTCAGAGAGCATCACCGCTCTCCAGCGCCGTATTTATCCATCCCCGCGGCACGAGAAGTTTGCAAAATGGCTCCTGAcctcttgcttttttaaaaatttaattcttttttataggttttttggggatttttttttttttcttcccaattcaGGAAGTTGTTTGGCCCCAGCTGAGCAAACCCCCGTGTTTCTCAGCACTGGTGGCAGGATGCAGGTGCCGGTACCCTCCGGCACAGCGCTTGCCCGCGGATGCGTAGGattccccccccctgcccccccccccccgtggtgTTTTGGCTGGCTGCCTGTACTGCTGCCTGCGCCGCTGCCCAACGGGGTTTCCAGTCCGGGTCAGCGCAAGCACCTCAGGGTGCTGCATGGGacagggcacccatgggtgcctttACATGTGGTGATGCCCCCAGCATGATATGGCACCTTGGGGTGGGTGCTTACCCCACCGCTGTGGATTGGGGGGGGTCTCAGCACCTCGGTGGGTGATGGGTCCCGGTGAAGGGGGGCGCCTCATCCATCCTCACCGCAGCCCCCCGCTTTGCTCTCACTGGCAGGAAGCTCTCGGGCAAGGCGGGCATTGACGAGGTGATGGCGGCCACGGTGCTCACCAGCCTCTCCACCAGCTCGCTGGTCCTCAGTCACCCACCGGCCACCCCCGCCCCAGGTAAGAGCTTGCCCTTGCCCCCCCTTTCCATCCCTGGACACGTTTTCCATGGTAGGATCtgaccttcctcctcctcctcctcctcctcctccttgccagAGCCTGGTGGTGAGGTCTGGAAGGAGGCGCCCACCAtgtcctccagctgcagcagcagcagcaacaccagCGGGGACTggagctgggacccccccagcgACCGCTCCACCCCCTCCACCCCGTCGCCCCCACTCTCCAGCCACGTTCCCAGCACCTTCCTGCCCGCCCCGCTGCTGGACGAGGGCCCCGACGAGCCCGACGGCACCCACTTCGTCTTTGGAGAGCCCATCCCACGGAAGAGGAAGGTGGGATGGGGGTGAGGTTGAGGATGATGGTGGGGACACCGGTGGGGATGAGGTTTTGGGTGGGGATGATGAGGATGGAGATGAGGATGATGGTGGGGAGGGGGATGACATCAGGGATGACGGTGAGATTGAGGATGATTGGATGAGCTTGGGGATGGAGACCCCCAAGGAGGGGGGATGTTGTTGGGATGGGGGATGATGGTGGGATTGGGGATGAAGTTGGAGATGACAAGGAGAAGGATGTTGGGGATGGAGATGGCATCAGGGATGGTGTGGGTGGGGGATGAGGttggggatggagatgaggatGTTGAGGATGGGGATGACATTGGGGATGACAAGGAGGATGTTGGGGATGGGGATGACATCAGGGATGACAGGTTGGGGATGGGGATGACATTGGGGGTAGCGGTGGGCTTGAAGATGAGGTTGGGGATGGTGACAGCGATGGGAATGGGGATGACAATGGTGATGACGTTGGGGACGGAGCTGGAGCTACCGGCCTGACGCCTCTCACCCGCAGAACTCCACCAAGGTGATGTTCAAGTGCTTGTGGAAGAGCTGCGGCAAAgtcctcagcagctcctcagggATGCAGAAGCACATCCGAACCGTGCACCTTGGGTAAGCACCAGGGGGGGCCCTCTGGACACCCCCAgacctccccccgcccctccccagtgccccccTGCGGGGTCCTGCCTTGGGAGGGGGTTGAACCGCCCCAGCCCGAGCCGCTCTCCCTGCAGCCGGAAAGCCGACCTCGAGCAGAGCGACGGCGAGGAGGATTTCTACTACACGGAGCTGGACGTGGACGTGGAGTCGCTGACGGACGGGCTCTCCAGCCTGACGCCCGTCTCACCCACCTCCTCCGTGCCGCCCGCCTTCCCCGGCCCCGAGGCGCAGCCCCCGCTGCCGCCAGCGCTGCCGAACCCCGACCTGGCCTTGgcctcccccccggccccccctggCCTCTGCCATGTCCACACCGACCACGCGTACCAGGTGaggggggggtgggatggggacggggtggggggggctgctgctgcgcttccccctccccacccaacaTCACCGTCaccctctgctctcccctccccgcGCCAGCCGCTCGGTGCTGAGCTCTGACGCGGCGGGGGGGTTGTGTCCTCTCTCggcagggctgcccggcccccccgcggccaccgctgccccccgccacacccgccccgccgccccccaagCCGCCCACCGTCCCCAGGTGAGCCATCGCCAGCTGTGCCCCATCCCCTCTTGTCCGTGGGGGTGTCCGTGGGGGGGGTGTTaatggtcatgagtggtgtcccccagggctgggttttggggccactcctgtttaacatctttattgatgatctagacgaggggatcaagtgcaccctcagtaaatttgcacatgacaccaagttgggtgggagtgttgatctgctcgagggtagggaggctctgcagggagatctggccaggctggagcaacgggctgaggccaactgggggaggtTTAATAAGGCccaatgccgggtgctgcacttgggccacaacaacccccagcagcgctacaggcttggggaggagtggctggagagctgccagtcagagagggacctgggggtgatTGatgatgagccagcagtgtgcccaggtggccaagaaggctgatgatatcctggcttgtatcagcactagcgtggccagcagggacaggggagggatctcacccctgggctcggcactggtgaggccacccctcgattcctgggttcagttttgggcccctcactccaaaaaggccattgaatgactcgagcgtgtccagagaagggcaacggagctggtgcagggtctggagcacaggtgtgatggggagcggctgagggaactgggggggtttagtctggagaagaggaggctgaggggagacctcatggccctctccaacttcctgaaaggagggtgcagagaggggggatgagtctcttgagccaaggaaccagcgccaggacgagagggaatggcctcaagctgcgccagggcagggtcagactggctcttaggaaggatttctttgcagaaggggttgttgggcgttggaatgggctgcccagggcagggggggagtccccatccctggaggggttgaagagtcgggttgacccagtgctgagggatctggtggagttgggaacggtcagggtgaggttcatggttggactggaggagcttcaggggcttttccaacccagatgattctgtgttcCTCCTGCCCCCCGCCGTGACCTGTCCCCTCTGCCCGCAGGAGGCCGCGGGGGGAGGCCAAGAAGTGCCGCAAGGTGTACGGCATGGAGAACCGGGAGATGTGGTGCACGGCCTGCCGCTGGAAGAAGGCCTGCCAGCGCTTCCTCGACTgacgccgctgccgccgcgctcCCTCCCTTCTTGCACATTTTGCACTCGAGGTGCCTTCgcgcccccctcctcctcctcctccaccaccaccaccgctgccgccgccccggggcccccccgGACTCAGGGAAcggcccccctgccccccccccaagagcTTTATGCAcagacacaccccccccaaaaaaatatcTCCCACCTGCCACGGAGCTTGTCCAcccctttttttccttggaaaataaGCTAAAtctgcccccccccgctccccccttgCCGGCACCGCggcgggggctggtggggggggccggctgctcccagccccctccccatgCCGGgttggggacccccccggggccaggggctgcccagtGCTCAAATAAGCTGTGCCTGCGGCCGGCAGGGGCTTGGAGAAACGGGGGTGTCTGTTCCTGCCCCCCGCCTGCTCCCGGGGGGACCCCCAGTGCCCAGGGCAGAGGTGggcgcctgccccccccccgcgcccccagGGGGTTTTTACTCTTTGTATTGTTgtttctctctatttttcctaTCGGGGGAGCAGCCGCTCCCACCGGGGCGATGCTCCGGGAAGTGCCTGCAGGAACGCGCCCATTTGCACTAAACCAAACTGCACAAagaagtttcttttgttttgttttgtttttttttttcccacctcccccttttctttttttttttttcccccttccccgcCCTCCTtcgtgtgtttttattttttaaataaaatatatgaaaattcgTATTTTTAAATACTCCCAGAGCACGAGAGCACGCCGGCTGCGATGCCGCAGCAGCGTGATGCCTCCAGCCCTGGAGGGGTTTTAAGGGGCTTTATTCCCTTCaaacccctttttttcccccccccaaccccctttttccccccccccctcctttttttcccccttgtcccCTCACACACACCTGCCTGGGCAGGGGCTCTGGCCTGGGTTGGGCCAGGCCATGCCGGCCCCCCCccgtccctgcagcccccccatgCCAGGAtgggtgggatggggacagggaggggtgtGTGGCCCTGCCACCCTGCCTGGCCTTGCACCCAGGGCCGGTTCCCCCGCCCTGTGCAGGGAGGGGGGTCCCTTTGCATTGGGGACCCCCCCACACCTCACAGGGGGTCAGACCTGGATGGGGGCCGTGCCAGGCTGGGCCCCCCCCTTGTCCCCGACGCGGCGCCGACGGGGATTTTGATGTGTcagatccagaagaaaaaaaaaacaaaaaataaatatttggattcttttttttttttttaaattattattgttcGTTACTTTTAAGAAGGGCTCTGCGCTGCCAGGAGAGGGCACCCCCAGACATCCCCCG encodes the following:
- the SLC2A4RG gene encoding SLC2A4 regulator, with translation MEPPRPPTVLLAAARRRRRDPPPPPPPEPGGGGGGAAPKAPLPCGARGLPAGAEGWLPRLGEPLPRREPASREAMLRVLDAGLERCLTLHSAYIPVPRHRKLSGKAGIDEVMAATVLTSLSTSSLVLSHPPATPAPEPGGEVWKEAPTMSSSCSSSSNTSGDWSWDPPSDRSTPSTPSPPLSSHVPSTFLPAPLLDEGPDEPDGTHFVFGEPIPRKRKNSTKVMFKCLWKSCGKVLSSSSGMQKHIRTVHLGRKADLEQSDGEEDFYYTELDVDVESLTDGLSSLTPVSPTSSVPPAFPGPEAQPPLPPALPNPDLALASPPAPPGLCHVHTDHAYQGCPAPPRPPLPPATPAPPPPKPPTVPRRPRGEAKKCRKVYGMENREMWCTACRWKKACQRFLD